The Malus domestica chromosome 08, GDT2T_hap1 genomic interval agcagtctcggtcagtcgagcagacgttcagtcgaggcattgacaagctgcaGGACGCGATACTCAGTGCCAATGATCGGCAAACCAAACTGCTCGAAATGTTGGTTAGCCAAGTTGGTGGCAGCAGGCCTTTCGATCTTCGCCAAACTTGCTTACCAGAAAACAACCCGGCACCGATTGTACCGGCCGGGCCTATTCTTGCCCCGCTCAAAACAATTAACTTAGAGAAGGGAGGAGGGTCGAACAGTAGGTCAGACGGGACCGACCAAAGGATCGAAGCAGCAtctgttgatatgaccgaagttcagcggatgatcgactccgctatgaagaaagggccgaagtttcccaAGTTTATTCATCCATACCCAGCTTATGTTGAGACGTTTGGATACCCGAAGGGcttcaagatcccagattttagtctttttgctggtgaatcgtccctgtcttcgttggagcacgtggctcgtttcaccgcgcaatgtgGAGATGTGAATAGTGATTTCCACAAGTTACGGCtgttcaatttttcattgaccggctcggcatttgCCTGGTACATCAATCTCCCGCCTAATTCCGTCCAgaactgggaggagttggtcgagaagttCCACGAGCAATTTTATCGGCCggggatggagatgtcagtttcttcattagcACGGATGGCTCAAGcgtctgatgagtcaccaatggattatcttactaggTTTAAATCggctaggaattggtgccgagtgcccttacccgaagtcgaatttgtcagaCTGGCTTTGAATGGTcttgacgtcgaatacaaaaagaaattcttgggggcaaattttCGGGACATGTACGAATTggcccagcatgtcgagcagtacgattatttgctccgcgaggaaaagactTCGAAGACTCCAACTCGGGGAACGATTTACAAGAACCCTACtgtcaattatgcatcaaccgaggatgaatgtgttagtgtggatgcggctgagatagtaatagataaaccatacaTTTGCAAGGCATTAACTCAGGTTGATTCTAGAGAAGCCAAAAgtcgctcggccactgaaggaacatcgaaaccgtcaaaggtttatacttttgatattaccaaggctgacgcaatttttgaccaactgttatcagcaagaatcattaagcttcggcctggtcataacattcctaaggccgaggagcttaaaggaaaggtgtattgcaaataccacaattcgagcaaacacacgacaaacaattgcgtCGTATTTCGTGataacgtccaaagctggattgataatggcaaactgaagttccccgagaagaggatgagtgttgatactgatccgttccccacggcaacagtaaatatggtcgacgcgtacctacccaaggacaaagggaaaggcaaggctGAAGTGGTTGAGACACAACGCCCGCGGAATCAGAATGTTCGGCCACGGTTCATGGCCGATTCGCGTTCAGATAAACTATCTGCGGCCTTAACGGGGCCCGCTATTGTCAAATCTTTGACGGAGTATAGCGCCGATGAAGATAGTGGGACAGCGGTTCTGTGCAGAAAATGTAAAGCGAAGGTCGACAGTGAACCAGAAGAGAAACCTTCTTCGCAACCCGTGGCCGTAACTCGGCAAAAGATAGCCAATGAAGACCAACATCATGGGGTTTTTGGgaggctcggtcctaaagtacggatggaagagacacccccggtcaggcggcgcctcgattttgatgcttcattttatgacgatgattactataagcgtaattctagcagttcaggATCATCACGGAGTCAAAAGACCTTCAAGCCACCTGAgcctagagatcaacgttggtatacgTACCATTCTTCGAAGGGCATCTATaccgcgttgtccaaatctcagaaacgccggcatcaacggatggattgcatggctcgccgacaagcagcccaagaaacttcggcccctaagtGGCGACCGAAGGATACAGTTGCCACTAATGAAAAGCGACCACCTCCAccaattatgacagagttggctcaGGGAAAACGGCTGGTCGGTCAAGACGTCGAGACCATGTTTGAAGAAGCTGATAAgcggatcaaacttctcattcgaccaggggaaatgaaggcacgtgttgaacatttcaggcaaaaggccgaaagcaaattatCCCCGATAGCTATACAAGAGCCTTTggtcaaaattcgacggaatttgcaccccccgttccttggggagtctttggaatatatgcgagaatttcataaggaacattcggccaacgatttgtatggtttgccgaaggcatgtcaggacaccattgatcttGTCTTGGCTTGTCCGGATGCTGAGCGGATCATCCAGAAGACCTCagatccaggattgaaagcaaggttccagcacatacgagaagctcgtgtctTTGGATTTGAAGTTGACCCGTATACCGATATCGATGTCGCTGACCTTCCTTTCTCGCtagaggaccttcagtatttacggtatcactttgaagtattttcagcagtttctctcttcggccttacgaccgatgaaatcgCCCGTATTGCCCGTCTtgatgcttatctcgacactAGGGATGCTCGGCTACACTACCAGGAGCAGGTTCAGGACTTGACCCCAAGCTCATTGTCAATCTCGACCTTACCTGAGGCGGTCACGCGGAGCCAACAAGTGGCCGAAGCAGCTCCGCCGGGTGCCATTGTTGAAGGGACGGAAGAATCTCGTTGTCCGACTCTGACGACAACCAAGTCCGTAGTCGCTAACCAACCGAACGAGGAGGGTCTCGACCTGATGGGCCCGTCCGTCCTGGATAATATGGAAATTAGTATGGTTCATGTATTACCTgccgattttcaatcaagcacggctcaaccaaatttcctcgatggagaTGTGGTTGTCGAGGAACCTGGCCATGTTGATTTTATATCGATTGCTGAAGGCGAGTCAACAGCAAGAGATGATAGCCTAAAGGccgctttggccgaattgttccctcgtttatcatcggccaagcttcaccatttaaagccattgtatgtaacggcacacatcgagggatatccggtttctaaggtttttgtcgATTGTGGAGCTactgtcaatatcatgcccctgaacatcatgaaggccttacgccgttccaatgacgaacttattccgtcagggatcacaatgagcaGTTTTGTCGGCGACAAGTCCCACACCAAAGGTGTgcttccgttaactgtgaatattgccggtcgcacccatatgaccgccttttttgtggttgattccaaaaccgagtataatgcattgctcggccgagattggattcatcaaaccagctgtattccttcctcattgtaccaagtgcttgtcttttgggacggcaaatcggtcactgttcatccggccgatagccagcccttcgaagccaacatgattcaagcacggtattatgacgatcacgtcggctattttacgttgcaaggcttcaatgaagaaggacggccgactcggatttccgttcagaaagctatcgaggttggcgccgagactgtccagcaggattcggcgagactcggattagctAACTTTCTCCCCGAATCCGATGTTTGACGCCGATCGGGAAgcacgtagggccgcggtttcatctactatggaacgactgctggcccattggtatacgatatccaaacaaccaaattcgggtgtcaacctcgtcgagttccttgctgagggagataatgggcctgtattatcttttgataaaattcgAGCCGCCCCGGCCAAGCTCGAAGATTATCGGCCCCTTGTCAAGGACCCTttggaagagattaatgttgggacggccgatgacccacgacttttgtttattagtgcgttacttcctcaacaaatgaaggacgagTTGCGGGCTTTGCTtacggaattcaaagattgttttgcttggagttatcatgaaatgcccggcttagatcgtgctttggtcgagcatgaattacgtattaagcccggattcaagcctttccgtcagccacctcgtcgattctcgaccgaagtacaactcagtGTTAAGGACGAAttagttcggcttttgaaagccgggttcattcggacagctcgatatgtcgaatggttggcgaatattgttcctgtattaaagaaaagtggtgcactgcgcatctgTACCGATTTTcgcaatctgaatctggcaacgcccaaagatgagtatacaatgccgatttcagatctgttaatcgatgccgcggcgaatcatgcgatcttatcttttctggatggacatgccggatataaccaaatatttattgccgaagccgatgtgcacaaaactgctttccggtgcccgggggcactcggcacttacgaatgggttgtcatgccattcggcctcaagaatgccggcgccacgtaccaacgggcgatgaacaccatcttccacgatttaattggcaccatcgtcgaagtttatatcgacgatgttgtcgtcaaatctaaacgccgacagacacatctggacgatctccgacaggcttttcTCCGTatgcgtcagcacaacctcaagatgaatcctgccaagtgtgccttcggtgtatcggccgggaattttcttggtttcctcgtacatcatcgtgggattgaagtcgatgagaacaaggcacgcgcaatcatcaccgccccacccccaacaacaaagaaacaattacagtccttactcggccagatcaattttttacgccgatttattgctaattcggcaggtaaaatgaaagcCTTTTCCACACTTTTGAAGCTCAAGGACTCCGATAAGTTCATGTGGAATGAGGAGCACCAGGCGGCGTTCACACAGATCAAGGTTTCCCTTACAAACCCACCTGTCCTGGTCCCTCCTCagcgcggtaagcctctcaagctGTACATTTCGGCGGCCGCCGAGTCCATCGGTtgcctcctcgcgcaagacaaTGATGCCGGCCGGGAACAGGCTATCTTCTACCTAAGCCGTAATCTGAGTCCtccggagatcaattattccgccgttgagaagctctgtctcgccgtgttcttcgctgcatccaagcttaggcattacatgctcccgtcggtcacccaagtcattgcccagaccgacgttatccggtacatgcttacccggccaattgtgaagggccgaattgggaaatggacgatggcgttgtccgagtttagtttgcaatacgtgccgcaaaaagctgtgaagggacaggcgttggccgatttccttgccCAGCACCCTTCGCCTTATGATTTCGGGGGTGCTGATGTTGAGATTGGCATGGTGGTGacccgcgacaactattggacgatgtatttcgatggttccagtacttcgtcctcggccggtgcaggcatcgtcattcagtctcctcacaacgatcgttggtatttttcgctcaaattggattttgactgtaccaataatcaggccgagtACGAGGCTCTGGTCATTGGTCTAGGCCTCCTTCTTGACCTACATGCCACTCGTGTCCTCGTCCGCGGGGATTCTGAACTAGtaattaaccaaattaatgggtcttttcgctgcatgagttgtactctggcgccttaccacatgatcgccagctatttggccgagtcctttGACGGCATTACATTCGAGCATATTTCTCgggttcataataccgacgcagacgagttggctcaaatcgcctccggtgcacaactcctggggggcaagctaggccgggagataccaatattacaacaattatacccggccttggttgatcagcaaatcctccgtcgagacaatgtgatacgcaccagggtcatgtccTTGCCTTCGTTGTTGGATCGGCAGGACCAGGACTCTATAGAAATTTGCGCGGCTGAGGcagtaccagatgattggagaaagcccattatgcagtatctggacaatcctaacggaaaacacagtcgcaggacacgggctcacgccacgaactatgtcacgtaccagagcgagttgtaccgaaagggcgaagatggtttgttattgctatgcctcggccctcaAGAGAGTACTCGAgcgatcgcagaggttcatgaaggggtatgcggagctcaccagtctggacgaaaaatgcgatggctactccgacgacacggttatttttggccgagaatactgaaagattgtatcgagtttgcacgaggatgcgtgcagtgccaaatccatgggcctatacaaagggtcccggccgaatcgctacattcggtcattaagccgtggccgtttagaggatgggccatggacgtaatcggcaaaatcacgccgacttctggagctgctaagcatgcatggataatagtcgcaactgattactttactaagtgggtcgaagcaaaatcatatgccgaattaacgtctaaagaagtttgcgatttcgtggaggaacacattgtgacccggttcggtgtgccagaaacgatcataaccgacaatggaacaatcttcacagccgaaaggtttaaggaatacacggccaatttgaaaattcggctggaacagtccacaccgtattatccacaggcgaatgggcaggccgaggcaagtaataaagtgttgattggcatcctcgaaaaaataataaaagagaggcatggcatgtggcatttgaagttgaacgaggcattatgggcataccgaacgtcgtcccgatcggcgactgcaaCAACCCCGTACGCATTGACTTACGGACACGATGCGgtgctaccagtcgagttgagcataaattcgttgcgattaattgaacaaagtagtttgtttagcgccgaatataatcagtccatgagacaggaactagaagatttggaagaagcgcgacttgacgcttataacttactggtggcacagaaacagattgccgagcgagcctataaccaaaaggtacgacagaaaacgttcggcgagggtgaattggtgtggcaaacggtgttgcccgtaggaataaaagatcctaggttcggcaagtggtcgccgaattgggaagggccgttcattgtgcataaGGTATACGGtaaaggggcgtatcatctcAAAGACCGGACtggagtagttcacaaattaccaattaatgggaagttcttgaagaaatactatccggtcGCATGGGAAATGCGTGAATAAAAAGTTTGTTGTAGGAaaagtcattccattaaaattgaCAGGTATTACAAAAATAAGTAGGTCTAATACATTCAAGGAGACgagggaagaagagtgctgagcagagctttcaattccaaccaccgcacgtcggccatgatgACTTCGGCTTGCCGATTCTTTTTGTCTAGCCTCAGGCGCTCGACCCGCTTTTTGGCCGCCGCATACTCAGTTAGGCGATCCTTCCCGCCTGACTCGAAGTCCCTCGCAAGTTCAGAAGCAATGACCGACCGGCGTTTTGttagttcggccatctgacggtcgagctcggctaacgcttctccttttacccgtagatcgtcaatcttcggacggagggtgtcttgaacggccgtggcggcttgcaggtcctgttcggccttcagagcagtctggaagatgccaaatgtctcccgaacgcgcTCCAAAGCAGACGATGCCCGAACAATGGCATCTCCGCTTAGGCGACCGTCGGCcccaaggtcgttcagacacacgccgagcagatcaagaccgttgcgctcaagTACTTGCGATGAAGAGAGCGACAGGACTTCTCGCAACTGGGTTAGGGCGCTTGGATCGGCAGCCTCAGTTGGAGCGGCCGAAGGGCCGGACTCTGCAGTCGTACTGGAGAGGAGAGCTTTGAATTCaacctcccatgaagcctgcacgAATAAACAAGGTTAAGCTTAAAGgaagtcatgacaagaatagcaagaaggtgTCGTTTTTTAACCTGCtgagaggagacctcggccatgtccccagggtcgttgctcgaacctaaagaactcaatggccgagcccagtgtctcagattGCTTCTCACTTCACGAGGCCGATGGaagttatctacgtttgatggccactgaggcggccaggaaatatagataacgcccttcggcgcatagaattgacggtgaaaagaatgtacaggcacctgacatttagtttttccttgtttagaattctaaagcagaaaagcaatcGGGAGGAAAATTGAAGGTACTTACAAAAGCCGAGGTAACCTCTTGTGGAGGGATGTGGAAGCCTTGGTCTTGAGGATGGATCGGCGATTCCGCTGTggcctcgggttcctcgagcaggcgtttgccacggtcggctgccGATGGGCCGATTGGCGCAGCTGCTTCAGTGGAGGCAGGGACGTCCTGATCTTGAGAAGGAACGAGAGGTTCGGCCGCCGGGGTCGGTTCCTCGACCGTGTGCTTGCCACGATTAGCCGAGGAGGGGCCGGGTTGAACCGCCATCTCGGATACTGGAGGAGTTCGTTGACGAGTAGGAGGACGACGcgccagcgggacctcgtcgctcccctcactctcttccagCACGAAGACCGTGGGctttggattcttgggagaggtTTCCTCGGTCGTAGGAACCGCCTGGTGTGAGACAGGTGCCTTCTCGACGGAGGGAGGTACGACTGATTCGCCGGCCACAGAAGCAGGCCGCGCTGGGATCGTCTCTATGGCCGAAGCCGGCTGTTTCTTGACACCAGAATGGCCGGCGGCGGGAGAAGGGgaagcactgggagtcgtcgtgtGGCTGGAAataacgtggatctcccgtgcacCTTTCTTCGCCAGTTGCTTGACCCGCTTGGCAGGCGGGGAAGGCTTGATAGCCGGCCCGGCCtcttggcgaggccgtttgGTCAGCCCGGCCCTACCAGCAGGTTTGTCTTTTTTggccacgaccgattttttcccgGCCATAGCAGCGGCGACTACCTCTGTCTTTCTCAAAGGCCGACTACCTAAAAGGATAAAGACAATTCAGTAAGGCGTACAACAGGCAAGGTTGAAGAAAAAGGGGGAATTGAACAACTACCTTGAGAATGGGGGGCCGGGGCTTTCTTAGGTCGGTTACCGAAGAGCCTGTTTAGTACATCCTCGACCGGCGCACCGAAGAACTCTTGAGTGTAATTTTCCCACCACTCACCGAAGGTGTCAGTGCAATGGGTTTCTGGGGTGGCCGGTCGTAGGCGAAATCTTTGGCAGTACTCTTGAAACTCCTTCGCGGCAGTCCTGCACTCATTCTCTGAAGAGCGAGGCTCGCATCCGCGGCTCAATACTGTGCGGGAAGAGAGAAGGGGGACGGGACAGCCCTGAAGATAGCCGAGCTGACGggcaaggaagttcggatgGTACACTTCCCACCCCGACCGTTTCCCGTCGCAGCCGAGAGGAAGGTCGCGAGCAAGCACGAACGACCCCCAGGTTCGGCGAAGAGCGGCGTCCTCCTCTGCCGCCCACGTAGAGGTAGGCAGTTTGATGGAGGGGGGGTAATCACGACGACGACAAATCAGGAATTCGTCGCTTGTGAGATCGTCAAGGGCAAAGAGGTACCTAAACACCTCTTCGGCCTGATGAGGAGGCGTTGGTCGGGAGGCTAGCTGAGGACCAAGAGCTTCTGTTGCTGAGAAATCAGCTATagccggccgaagggaggcgaagtacacctgcaaccagagctggaagacccagagaggGCCATTCTGGTGGGGGTCCACCGTGTGGAGAGTCGCCTCGGCCAGGCAACGGAAGAGGTGGGCAAGAATATTAGAACTCAGCGCCAGGACGCGACCACTGGCCAGGGCTTCGGCCACTGGCATATTCTCGACCAAACATTTGTttgatttggtacaacaaatgtatttattgtaccagtagaagaggaaggcttcatgctctccTTCTCGCAGGTCCTCTTCCCCTCGACCGGCGAAGTGAAGgtagagggtgttgtagttgagaaagttcttgtggagcttctgtATTTCATCCCTCGACGGGATGTGACCGTCACTATTCAGGGTCTCGAAGGCTCGACGGTCGAAGAGCGTCTTCAGATCGATATTCGACGGGTGCCCGGAGAGGGTCGCGTCGATAGGGATCCCGGTGGCCGAGGTCCCCAAAATGGCGGTGATGTCCAGGATggtgggaccaatgggaccAAGGGGAAGGACCATTGTGTTGGTGGCTGAGCACCAGAAGCATAGAGCGGCTAGGAGCAGCTCCTTGTCAGGGACAATGTCCATCGACGaaaggaggatggcgtcgtagatgcccAGGATTTTCCATTTTTCGCCGAAGAGCCGTTCCATTCGGACAACCCAGGTCGCCCAGGTggtggtcgtcgagggccaggagccttggggCTTTGCCGCCTCCCatctcgaccattcaaacccttggagcAAGGGTGTAAGGCAGTGTTCCTGGAGAAGACCAGTGATGGTCGGCGGGATTGTtgccttgaagagaggacccaggatTTGGTGGACGGTGCTCATGTCGTTCTCGAACCGTATAttcttgatcgagctccgatcaaggATCTTCTGATGCTGGTCGCATTCCcgggaaagcttggagatgaaggaggccattgTAAAAGCACAGCGTAAGGAGGTTTTTTGGGTTGGGGATTTGAGGACGAAAGCTTGGAATGGAGGAATGCACTTGAGAGCAAGAGTAGGGGATTTCAGGAAGTTTGAGAATGTAAAGTACAAATGaggaaatttcggtatttatagagtaatgggaggaagagcaatcgttcgaaattcaaaacaaagggcaaaatcgaccggaGGAATCGTTGATCATGATGAGCATTTGGGGAAtgcggttgagaagaccgacggttttaggttttgggggcgcacgatcgCGTGTGACGGCGAAGTTAATGACGAAAGACGGTTCGACGCCTGCACGATGACAGGAGGGCTCACGGACTGATGAAatggctcgcggattgagatgGTGGTCATAATGACGAGACGGTTCGGGCAGGTGCACGCTTCAGACGTCATCATCGGGGATTGGCCATGTTAGGGGATGCCACGTGGCGAGTGgtttagcaggatcaagatcgtgcgatcatgttcaataaatacgccttggaactcgggtattgggatcctgagtggtagattcgcttcttcaaggccgaaactcggccgaaggtttcaggccgaggacctcaaaagcgagggggcaatgtttaggcccaaaatagcagtttgggccgagggaggtATTACTTTCGGCCCGGGAAGACTACGGCGAGAAAGTCATGGGGGcttcagctcatgggcttctaggcctagatcggttaaatcagagtgcaagtcgagtcctaatacaatagggaccctcgacgagatcagtaaaactagaaggcgaatccggctcagtaaaggactagattcgtagtcctagcagaggtaggactgattgaggtaacgttaatccggagaaggaaacctagttcgaataggattagaactcgggctcggtgttctgcttctataaatacaagacattcagcaatggaaaaggcctcacaaaaatcaatacaaaattgccctgcgcaaactctcacaacttgagatctttttcttttcctttttcgctgacacatcttccgttggcatcaacagcactgtggaagcaaccggtgatatcttaagtcggcatagatagctctgtcaccgtagagtcggtcggtctcgcagtatcttccgttggcatca includes:
- the LOC139198287 gene encoding uncharacterized protein encodes the protein MERLLAHWYTISKQPNSGVNLVEFLAEGDNGPVLSFDKIRAAPAKLEDYRPLVKDPLEEINVGTADDPRLLFISALLPQQMKDELRALLTEFKDCFAWSYHEMPGLDRALVEHELRIKPGFKPFRQPPRRFSTEVQLSVKDELVRLLKAGFIRTARYVEWLANIVPVLKKSGALRICKMKAFSTLLKLKDSDKFMWNEEHQAAFTQIKVSLTNPPVLVPPQRGKPLKLYISAAAESIGCLLAQDNDAGREQAIFYLSRNLSPPEINYSAVEKLCLAVFFAASKLSLQYVPQKAVKGQALADFLAQHPSPYDFGGADVEIGMVVTRDNYWTMYFDGSSTSSSAGAGIVIQSPHNDRWYFSLKLDFDCTNNQAEYEALVIGLGLLLDLHATRVLVRGDSELVINQINGSFRCMSCTLAPYHMIASYLAESFDGITFEHISRVHNTDADELAQIASGAQLLGANPPSRQCDTHQGHVLAFVVGSAGPGLYRNLRG